Below is a window of Leptidea sinapis chromosome 4, ilLepSina1.1, whole genome shotgun sequence DNA.
TGCAACGgaacttataaaaattataaagagaaaattttaaatcccCACACACGAAATTTATTTTCGTTCCTTCTTGCCTTTCTTCTTCTCCGCagtatttttaatttccttTCTTACAGGACCAGTTTGTTGAATTGGAATACTTTTTTCGTTTTTCAATGCTGATGTTTGTTTCGGTGCAGTGACGGTCAATACGCCATCCGAAGACAATCTGGACTCCACAGCCTCCATATTACATTCTTTGGGCAGAGCGTACCTCCGAACAAACTGTCTGGAGATATATCCGTGCTCATCCTTCTTCTCTTCATGTTTCCCTTCCACAATGATGAAGCCATCAGCCGTTTTAACTGTAATTTCTTCAGGGGCGAAATGCTGCACGTCCAAGTTGAGCTGAAATTTGTCTTTATCGGATTTGATGCTGGAGCCGATGTCGCGAGCTGCAGCAGCTAGCTGTCTCCAAGGTCTGAAGTAATCTCTAGAAACCAAGGGTGCCGCAACAGTTAGAATATCGTCTGGTGTTAAAGCCAATCCAAAGTCCTGATCCAGCAAACGGCTTGGCCCGTAAGGCCAGTCATCCAAAACATATGGAAGCAAAGACATTTTACACGTTttacaatataacaaaaattcgCGACTAGACACTATTATATCACTGAGTATTTACTCCAAGAACTTTGCACTTCGAACGCTTTGTTCAAATTACTTGTGTTTCCCGCGATTGGATTCGCTTTATATAAGATTaataagcgccatctagcgatGAGTAGAAAGTTCTAGGTTCTTCTTACACTATCTCTTTCGTTAAAAATAACGCTATTTCTCTCGCACTTTAAGCGACATACGGCGATTTCGCAATATTTCTGGAATTGGATAGTACCTACCACGCATCGGCAAGGACTTctgtttgtaaacaaaataataagtattgaACAATGATATATGCGTATGTACTTACCTATATCACATTaacacaatgatattatagtattactGGTTATTCTTATATTCTTattactggtttagcgccaataactttttgttaaatagtcataaaaccaaatatattaaattcaccgcgccaaatgtcaaaaatgtagatgcgaatattttattaaatggaggattactcttgattccaaattgcagtggggcccccatattgaaggattggcgaataggcttagttctgcagcatatgcggttaagcaAATCAGatggttaactgacatagatacggcgagattagtatacctactttagttattttcatagtattatgtcctatggtacattgttatggggcagtgcggccgatattaatactatct
It encodes the following:
- the LOC126980090 gene encoding protein lethal(2)essential for life-like encodes the protein MSLLPYVLDDWPYGPSRLLDQDFGLALTPDDILTVAAPLVSRDYFRPWRQLAAAARDIGSSIKSDKDKFQLNLDVQHFAPEEITVKTADGFIIVEGKHEEKKDEHGYISRQFVRRYALPKECNMEAVESRLSSDGVLTVTAPKQTSALKNEKSIPIQQTGPVRKEIKNTAEKKKGKKERK